A window of Trueperaceae bacterium genomic DNA:
GGACGGTCGCGACGGCGCGGCGGTCGCCGCGCCCGCGTCAGTCGTTCGCGGCGTCGCCGTCCGCGGGCTCGGAGGCGGCGTCGAGCCCACGCTCGCGGACGAACGCGTCCCACGTCCCGCGGTCCACGAGCGCGGGGATCGCACCGGGCCGCGTCGTGGCCAGCGCCGCGTAGGCGTTCGCGCGGGCCAGCGCCCCCTCCAACGCCGCGCGGTCGTCGGCCAGGCCCGGCGTGGTCGTCCACGCCGCCAGGAGCGCCGCGACGAAGGCGTCGCCCGCGCCGGTCGTGTCCACCGGCGTGACGCGCACCCCCGGGACGTGCCCCGCATCGTGCGCCGTGAACCAATCGACCCCCGCCGCGCCCCGCGTGACCACCAACAGGGCGAGATCGTCGTGCCACAGCGTCCGGGCGGCGGCGGCGTCGGTCGCGCCGGTCAGGAACGCGAGTTCGTCCTCCGACACCTTGACGACGTGCGCGTGGGGCCACAGCATGCGGATCCCCTCGCGCGCCGCGTCGGCGTCGGGCCACAACGCCAGGCGGAGGTTCGGGTCGTAACTGACCCACGCGCCCCCCGTCCGCGCGGCGTCGATCGCGGCGAGCGTCGCGCTGCGCGACGGCTCCTGGATCGCGCTGATGCTGCCGTGGTGCAGGACGTCGCCGCGCGCCAACGCGTCGCGATCGAGGTCCTGGGGCCGGTGCAGCTGGTCGGCGGAGGGGTGGCGGTAGAACAGGAAGTCGCGCTCGCCGTCCGCGTCGAGGGACACGAACGCCAGCGCGGTGCGGGCGGCGGCGTCGAAGCGGAGCTGGGTGACGTCCACCCCCGCGCCCGCCAGGACGCCGGCCAGCCAGCGACCGAAGGCGTCGTCACCGACCTTGCCGACGAAGCCCGACGCGACCCCCAGCCGCGCCAGCCCCACCGCGACGTTGGCGGGCGCCCCGCCCGCCGCCTTCGTGAACCGTTCGGCGTCGGCGACGGAGACGCCGGTCCGGTCGGGCACGAAATCGATCAACAGCTCCCCGAGCGTCCAGACGCGGGTCATGGCGCAAGGGTACCGCGGACGTCCCGCGGCGCGGCCGGCGGGACGTTCGTCCGTGGTAGAACGTCGCACGAGATGCCCGATTCCGACGCCTCGGACCCGCCCCTCCACGGCTCGAGCCTGGCGTTCGCCGAAGAGATGTACGTCACCTACCTCCGGGATCCCGACGCGGTCCCGGAGGCGTGGCGTCGCTACTTCGACGACGCCGGGACCCCCGAGGGCGGCCTGCGCGGCCGCCCCGACCTCGGGCCCACGTTCCTCCCCCGCAGCGTCTTCCGCGGGCCGCCGCGCGCCGGCGGGGACGGCGCCAGCGACCTGCAGCACCGCGCCGACAAACTCACCCGCAACTACCGGGTCCTCGGCCACCGCGTGGCGCACCTCGACCCCCTCGCCGAGGACGCGCACGCCCCCGACCCCGCCCGCCTCCCCGAGCTCGATCCCGCCGCCTACGGCTTCACCGACGCCGACATGGACGCCCCCGTCCTGGCGTCCGGCGTCGCCGGCGCCGACACCCTCGGGGGGCTCATCGACGGGCTGCGCGAGACGTACACCCGCGCCATCGGTGCGCAGTTCATGCACATCGACGACCTGGCGATGCGGGTGTTCCTCCGCGAACGCATGGAGGCGACCCGCAACCGCCTCACGTTGTCGCGCGAGACGCAGCTGCGCATCCTCACGAAACTGACCGACGCGGAGATCTTCGAGCACTTCATCCAGAAGAAGTACATCGGCGCCAAGAGCTTCAGCCTCGAGGGGGGCGAGACCCTCATCCCGCTGCTGGACCAGGCGATCGAGAAGGCCGGCCGGCAGGGCGTGCGCGAGATCGTGCTCGGCATGGCGCACCGCGGTCGCCTCAACGTCCTCGCCAACGTCATGGGCAAGAGCCCCCGCACGATCTTCCGGGAGTTCGACGACGTCGATCCCGAGATGCACCGCAGCAGCGGCGACGTGAAGTACCACCTCGGCTACTCGAGCGACTGGACGACGCAGACCGGCGAGACCGTCCACCTCAGCCTCGCGTTCAACCCCAGCCACCTGGAGTTCGTCAACCCGGTCGTGCTGGGCCGCGTGCGGGCCAAACAGGATCGCGTGGGCGACACCCGCCGGGTGCGGGGCATGCCGATCCTGATCCACGGCGACGCGGCGTTCATCGGCGAGGGGATCGTCCAGGAGACGCTGAACCTCTCCGACCTCGAGAGCTACCGCGTGGGCGGCGCGCTGCACGTGATCGTCAACAACCAGCTCGGCTTCACGACCGACGTCGAGCAGAGCCGCAGCACGCCGTACGCCAGCGACGTCGCGAAGATGCTGCAGGCCCCCATCCTGCACGTCAACGGCGAGGACCCCGAAGCGGTCGCGCAGGTCATCGAGCTGGCGATGGATTTCCGCGAGCGCTTCCAGCGCGACGTCGTGATCGACATGTACTGCTACCGCCGGCACGGCCACAACGAGGGGGACGAGCCCGGCTTCACGCAACCGGAGATGTACGACGTCATCAGGCGCCGCTCGACGGTGCGCGAGGCGTACCTGGAGCGGCTGTTGGCGCTCGGGGAGGTGACGCGCGAGGAGGCGGATGCGATCGCCGAAGCCCGCCGCGCGCACCTGGAACGCGAACTGTCGGTCGCGCGGAGCGACGACTTCCAGCTGTCCTACTCGCACGGCGAGGGCGTCTGGGCCCCGTACGTCGGCGGGGACGACGCCGACGTGCCCGACGTCGACACCGGCCTCGACCCCGCCACCGCCGCGCAGCTGCTGCACGCCACCGCGACGGTGCCGGACGGCTTCACGCCGCACCCGAAGATCGCGCGGGCGCTGCAGGCCCGCCGCCGCATGGCGGACGGCGAGGCGCCGCTCGATTGGGCGGCGGGGGAGGCGCTGGCGTTCGCCAGCCTCGCCGCGGAGGGCGTCCGCGTGCGCCTCACGGGGCAGGACAGCGAACGCGGGACCTTCTCGCACCGGCACGCGGTGCTGCACGACCGCAGCGAGGACCGCACGCACGTGCCCCTCGCGCACGTCGCGCCGGACCAGGGGCCGGTCGAGATCGCCAACAGCCCGCTCAGCGAGGCGGGCGTGCTCGGCTTCGAGTACGGCTACAGCCTCGACATGCCCGACGCGCTGGTGGCGTGGGAGGCGCAGTTCGGGGACTTCGTGAACGCCGCGCAGGTCGTCATCGACCAGTTCATCGCGTCCGGCGAGGACAAGTGGAACCGCCTGTCGGGCCTGGTGATGCTGCTGCCGCACGGCTACGAAGGCCAGGGCCCCGAGCACTCCTCGGCGCGGCTCGAGCGGTTCCTGCAGCTTGCGGCGGAGGACAACCTGCAGGTCGCCTACCCGACGACGCCCGCTCAGATCTTCCACCTGCTGCGCCGGCAGGTGCGGCGCGCGTGGCGCAAGCCGCTCGTCGTGATGACGCCCAAGAGCCTGCTGCGCTCGCCCGACGCCACCTCGCCGCTGCACGACGTCACGCAGGGCCGCTTCCAGCGCGTGCTGGACGACCCGGTGTTCGCGACGAAGACCGCCGCCAAACGCGTCAAACGGATCCTGGCGTGCAGCGGCAAGGTCGCCTACGACCTGATGCATGAACGCGACCGCCGGGGCCGCGACGACGTCGCCATCCTGCGTCTCGAGCAGCTGTACCCCCGCCCCGACGCCGCCCTCGCCGAGGTGCTGGGGCGCTACCCGAAGCGCGCCCCGCTGCGCTGGGTGCAGGAGGAGCCGGCCAACATGGGCGCCTGGAGCTTCCTGCGGACCGCGTGGGGCAGCGAGGCGTTCGGACGGTCGTTCGACGGGGTCCTGCGGCCCGCCTCCGCCAGCCCCGCCACCGGATCCGGCACCAGCCACAAGCTGGAGCAGGAGGAGCTCCTGCACGCCGCCTTCGAGGACGACGCGTGAGCGACCGCCGCGCGGTCCGCCCCGCCCCCGCCGCACGACCGACCCCGATCCCGACCCCGGGAGGGAGTGAACGATGACCGACGTCAAGGTGCCCTCCGTGGGCGAATCGATCACCGAGGTGTTCCTCGGCGCGTGGCTCAAGCAGCCGGGCGACGCCGTCGCGAAGGACGAACCGCTCGTCGAGGTGGAGACCGACAAGGCCACCCTCGAGGTCCCCGCCCCCGAGGCGGGCGTCCTGTCCGAGATCCTCGCCGAGGAGGGCGCCACCGCCGAGGTCGGCCAGGTCATCGCCCGCGTCGACGAGACCGCCACCGGCGACGCCGCCCCGGTGCAGGACGCGCCGGCGGAGGACGCGCCGGCCGACGCGGCCCCCGCGAGCGCCCCGACGCCGGAGCCACCCGCCCCGGCGACCGGCCCCGCCGGCGCCGTCATGCCCGCCGCCCAGCGGCTGCTGGACGCGCACGGGCTGGACGCCGCCCAGGTGCCCGCCAGCGGGCCCGGCGGGCGGCTGCTGAAGGAGGACGTGCAGCGTCACCTCGACGCGCAGGGCACGACCGACGCCGCCTCGACCGGCGCCCCGGCCACCGCCCCGACCACCGCCGCCGCGGTCCGCGGTGAGGAGGCGGTCCCGATGAGTCCGCTCCGCCGCACCATTGCGCGCCGCCTCGTCGAAGCGCAGCAGACCGCCGCGCTCCTCACGACCTTCAACGAGGTCGACATGAGCGCCGTCATGGCGCTGCGCAGCACGTACAAGGACGCCTTCGAGAAGCGCTACGGGGTCCGCCTGGGCTTCATGAGCTTCTTCGTCAAGGCCGCCATCGACGCGCTCAAGGCGATCCCGCAACTCAACGCCGAAATCCGCGACGACGCGATCCTCTACAAGGACTACTACGACGTCGCCGTCGCGGTGTCGACGAAGAAGGGCCTCGTCACGCCGGTCGTGCGCGACGCGGAATCGCTGAGTTTCGCGGAGATCGAATCCACGATCGCCGACTTCGGGGTCCGCGCCCAAGCGAACCAACTCACGCCCGACGAGTTGACCGGCGGGACGTTCACCATCAGCAACGGCGGGGTGTTCGGCAGCCTCCTCTCCACCCCGATCGTCAACCCGCCGCAGTCCGGCGTGCTGGGGATGCACAGCATCCAGCAGCGCCCCGTCGCGGTCGACGGCGAGGTGGTGATCCGCCCGATGATGTACCTGGCCCTCACGTACGACCACCGCATCGTCGACGGCCGCGAGGCCGTGACGTTCCTGAAGCGCATCAAGGACGCGGTGGAGACCCCCGCGCGCCTCCTGATCGAGGTCTGACCCCATGGCGAAGCCCGACCCCACCCCCGACGCCCCCCGCACGCACGACCTCGTCGTCGTCGGTGCCGGCCCCGGCGGCTACGTCGCCGCCATCCGCGGCGCGCAGCTCGGTCTCGACGTCGCGATCGTCGAGAAGGAACCCACCCTGGGCGGCACCTGCCTCCGGGTGGGGTGCATCCCCAGCAAGGCGCTGCTCGAGTCCAGCGAGCAGTACCACCACGCCGGGCACGGCCTCGCGGTGCACGGCGTGCACGTCGACCCCCCGACCCTCGATCTGGACGCCATGATGGCCCGCAAGGACGCCGTCGTGCAGGCGAACACCGACGGCGTGGCGTTCCTGATGAAGAAGAACGGCGTCACCCGGTACGCCGGCACCGGCCGCCTGACCGGCCCCGGCGAGGTCGTCGTCGACGGGGAGGACGGCCCCACCGCCCTCGCCGCGGAACACGTCCTGCTCGCGACCGGGTCCCGCCCGGCGGCGCTGCCCGGCGTCGAGGTCGACGGCACCGTCGTGGTCGACAGCAGCGGCGCCCTCGCCTTCGACGCCGTCCCGAAGCGCCTCGCGGTCATCGGGGCCGGCTACATCGGCCTCGAGCTCGGGTCGGTCTGGTCGCGCCTCGGGAGCGAGGTGACGGTCCTCGAGTACGCCGACCGGATCCTGCCCGGCATGGACGCCGGCCTCGCGAAGCAGGCGCGGACGACGTTCACCAAGCAGGGCCTCCACTTCCGCCTCGGCGCGCGCGTCACCGGCGTGACCCTGAAGGGTCGCGGCCGGACGCGGCGCGCCGTCGTCGCCGTGGACGGCGGCGACGACGTCGAAGCGGAACGGGTGCTGCTCGCCACCGGTCGTATCCCGAACACCGAGGGGCTCGGCCTCGAGGCGGTCGGCGTCGCGACCGACGACCGCGGCCGCATCGAGGTCGACGGGCGGTTCGCGACGAACGTGCCCGGCGTGTACGCCATCGGGGACGTGATCGCCGGCCCGATGCTGGCGCACAAGGCGGAGGAGGACGGCGTCGCGGCGGTCGAGGGCATCGTGACCGGCGTCGGGCACGTCGACTACGACCTGGTGCCCGGCGTCGTGTACACCGACCCCGAGATCGCGACGGTCGGCGCGAGCGAGGAGGCGTTGAAGGCGGCCGGCACGCCGTACGTCAAGGGGGCGTTCCCCTACCAGGCGAACGGGCGCGCCCGCGCCCTCGAAGCGACCGGCGGGAAGGTCACGATCCTCGCGCACGCCGACACCGACCGCATCCTCGGCGTGCACGTCATCGGGGCGCACGCCGGCGACCTGATCGCCGAAGCGGTCGCCGCCATGACGTACGGCGCCAGCGCCGAGGACCTCGCGCGGACGGTCCACGCGCACCCCACCCTGGCCGAAACACTGAAGGAGGCGGCGCTCGCGGTGCACGACCGCGCGCTGCACGTGTGACGCCCCCGTCGCGCCGCACCGCGCTCCGGGACACGGCGCGACGCCGCCCGCGCTGCTAGGTTGACGCCATGACGCGATCCCCCACCGCCGCTTCGGGCCCCGCCGTCCCGCCGGCGTCGGCCGGGGCCCCCGCCGCGGGGGCGCCCGCGACCGTCGTCCCGCTGCCGAACGGCCACGCCGCCCCCGTGCACGACCCCGCCCTCGCCCGCATCGCCGACAAGGTCCTGAGCGGGGGGCGGGTGACGTTCGAGGAGGGCATGACCCTCTACGACACGCCGGACCTGCCCGGCCTCGCCGCCCTCGCCGACGCGGTCCGCGCCGAGAAGGTCGGCGACAAGGCGTACTACGTCCACAGCCTGCGGCTGTCGCAGACGAACGTCTGCTACGTCGGCTGCACCTTCTGCGGCTTCCAACGCACGATGGACCAGGAGGGCGTTTGGGACATGGACCTGAGCGACGTCTGGGCGTTCGTCGAGAAGCACGCGACGCCGGACCTCGTCGAGATCCACATCAGTTCCGGGCACCACCCCAAACGCGGCTGGGACTACTACCTCGACCTCACGCGCGGCCTCACCGACCGCGGCTACCAGGTGAAGGCCTGGACCGCGGCGGAGATCCACCACTTCGCGCGCATCGCGCGGCCCGCCGGCACCACCGCACCGGTCCCCTACCGCGAGGTGCTCGCGCAACTCCAGGAGGCCGGCCTGGTGGCCCTGCCCGGCGGCGGGGCGGAGATCTTCGCCGAACGCGTCCGCCGCCGCATCGCGCGCGCCAAGGTCGACGCCGACGGGTGGCTCGACGTGCACCGCGCCGCCCACGAGCTGGGCATCCCCACGAACGCGACGATGCTGTACGGGCACGTCGAGACGCTCGAGGAGCGCCTCGACCACATGATGCGCCTGCGGACCCTGCAGGACGACGCGCCCGGCTTCATGAGCTTCGTGCCGCTCGCCTTCCAGCCGGACAACAACCAGCTCGCCCGGGAGATCGGCAAGACGGAGTTCACGACCGGTCTCGACGACCTCCGCAACCTCGCGGTCGCCCGCGTGGTGCTGGACAACGTCCCGCACGTCAAGGGCTACTGGATCATGATCACGCCCGAGCTCGTGCAGGTCTCGCTCGGCGCGGGCGTCAGCGACGTCGACGGCACCATCTCCGACGAACGCATCGCGCACGCCTCGGGCGCCTCGACCGAGACCGGCATCAGCGAAGGGGACCTGATCCGCCTCATTCAGGATGCGGGCCGCGTGCCCGTCAAGCGCGACGCGATCTACACCGAACTCGAGGTGCACCCCGCGCGCCCGCTCGCGTGAACGCGTTCGCCCTCACGCAGGCGCACGACCTGCCCGCCGCCCGGGCGGCGGGCGAGGAACGCCTCGGCGTGGTGGCGTACACGAACGTCGCGCCGCTGCATTGGGGCCTCGCGCCGTGGGACGAGGACGGGCACCGCGCCCGCTTCGTATCCGGCGTCCCGACCGAACTCAACGCCGCGCTGCTGCGCGGCGACGTCGACCTGACGCTGATGAGCTCCGTCGCCTTCCTCCGGCACCGCCACGACCTCGCCGCCCTCCCGGACTTCAGCGTCGCCAGCCTCGGTCCGGTCCACAGCGTCACGCTGTTCCACCACCGCCCGTGGGCGGACCTGGACGGGGCGCGCATCGCGGTCACGACCGCCAGCGCGACCAGCGTCGCGCTGCTCGAGGTCCTCCTCCGCGCCTCGGGCCTCCGCGCGACCCTCGTCCCGCACGAGGACCGCGATCTCGGTGCGATGCTGGCGTCGTTCGACGGCGCGCTGCTGATCGGGGATGCGGCGCTGCGCGAGGGCGTCGCCCGCCGCGAGATCGGCGGCGTCCGCCCGCACCTGAGCGACCTCGGCGAACGCTGGTACGACGCCACCCGCCTCCCGTTCACGTTCGCCGTGTGGGCCTACCGCCGCGACCGGCCGCCGTCGGCGCGGATGGTCGCGAAGCTGCGCGCCGCCCGCGAGCGGGGGCTCGGCCACCTCGCCGACGTCGCCGCCGCCGCCGCTCCGCAGGCCGGCGTCACGCCGGAGGCGATGCTGCACTACCTCGCCAACTTCCGCTACCACCTCGGGCCCCCCGACCGCGACGGCCTGCTGGCCTTCGCGGCGCGGGCGGTGCCGGACCTCGACCCCGCCGACCTCCGCTTCGCCGAACCGCCCGCCGACCCCGCGCCCGGCGCGCCCCGCGCGGGGCGGTAGGCCGTGCCGCCCGACGCCGCGCCCGCCCACCTCCGGCCCCACCCGGGCCGCCCCACGCCGCTGGGGGCGACGTGGGACGGCGGGGGCGTGAACTTCGCGCTGTACGCCGAGCACGCCCACGCCGTCACGCTGCTGTTGTTCGACGACGCGGACGACGACGCGCCCGCCGCGGAGGTCGCGCTGCGCGAGCGGACCGGCCCGGTGTGGCACGGTTACCTGCCGCACCGGCGGCCGGGCCAACTGTACGGCTACCGCGTCGAGGGTCCCGACGATCCGGCGGCCGGCCACCGCTTCGACCCCACCCGGGTGCTGCTCGACCCCTACGCCAAGGCGCTCGGGCGCGCCCCCGCCCCCGGTCCGCCCGACCCCGCGACGGGGGCCGCGACCGTCGACCCGGCGCCGTTGGGGCGGGTCACCGAGGACGCCTTCGCGTGGGGGGACGACCGCCGTCCGGACGTGCCGTGGCCGGACACGGTGCTGTACGAGACGCACGTCCGGGGCCTCACGATGCGGCATCCCGACGTGCCCGAACGGCTGCGCGGCACGTACCTCGGGGCGGCCAGCGAACCGGTGCTGGCGCACCTGAAGGCGCTCGGGGTGACGACGGTGTCGCTCCTCCCGGTCCACGCCTTCATGACCGAGCCGGCCCTCCACGCGCGCGGCCTGCGGAACTACTGGGGCTACAACAGCGTGTCGTTCTTCGCGCCCGAACCGCGCTACGCGGCGTTCGGGATCGAGGGGGCGGTCCGCGAAGTGAAGATGATGGTGCGCGCCTTCCACGAGGCCGGCCTCGAGGTGCTGATCGACGTCGTGTACAACCACACCGCGGAGGGCGACCGCAGGGGTCCCACCGTGTCGTGGCGGGGGATCGACAACGCCGGGTACTACAAGCTCGATCCCGACGACCCGCGCCGCTACGTCGATTACTCCGGAACGGGCAACACCCTGGACGCCGGCAACCCGTTCGTGGTGCAGATGATCACCGACAGCCTCCGCTACTGGGTGGAGACGATGCGCGTCGACGGCTTCCGGTTCGACCTCGCGTCGGTCCTGGCGCGCGAACTGTACGACGTGAACATGCTGGCGCCGTTCTTCACCGTCATCCAGCAGGACCCCGTCCTGAGTCGCGTGAAGTTGATCGCGGAGCCGTGGGACGTGGGGCCCGGCGGCTACCAGGTCGGGAACTTCCCCTGGTCGTGGGCGGAGTGGAACGGCCGCTACCGCGACACCGTCCGCGCGTGGATGGCGGGGCACGAGGGGGTGCTCGGCGACCTGGCGACCCGCGTGGCGGGATCGAGCGACCTGTACGACCGCGGCGGCCGCCGTCCGTTCGCCAGCGTCAACTTCGTCACCGCCCACGACGGCTTCACGCTGCACGACCTGGTGCGGTACGCGCGCCGGCACAACGAAGCGAACGGGGAGGGGAACCGCGACGGGCACGCCCACCCGATCTCGCAGAACTTCGGGGTGGAGGGCCCCAGCGACGACGCGGACGTCGAGGCGCGCCGCGAGCGGGCGAAACGCAGCTTCGTCGCGACCCTCGTCACCTCGCAGGGTGTCCCCATGCTCCTGGGGGGCGACGAGCTGTCCCGGACGCAGGGCGGCAACAACAACGCCTACTGCCAGGACGACGAGGTCTCCTGGTACGACTGGCGGCTGGGCGAACCGGAACGCGCCTTCCTGGCGTTCGTCCGCCGCGCGTTCGCGTTCCGCGCGAAGCACCGCGTGTTGCGTCGCTCGACGTTCCTGACCGGAAGGGTGGACGCCTCGGGCTGCACCGACGTCGTCTGGTGGCACCCGCGCGGCGCGGCGATGCGCGACGAGGACTGGGAGGCGCCGGACGCCACCGCCGTCGGGATGCTGTTGTGCGCCGCCGCGCTCCGCCGCGCCCCGCACGACCCGTCGGAGGACCTGAAGGACGAGGCGTCGGTCCTGGTGCTGTTCGGGGGGCGGCGTCCCGAACCGTTCGTGCTGCCCCCCGAGCCCGACGGCGGCCGGTGGCGCGTCGCGCTGAGCAGCGGCGACGCAGAGGAGGGCACGACCGCGTCGCCCGGCGACCGGCTGGACGTCGGCGTCGACGGCGTCGTCGCCCTCGAGGCGGTCCCGGCGTGACGCCCGGCCCGCCGACCGTGCACGTCCTCACCCCCACGAAGGACCGGCCCGACCGGCTGCGCGACGCGCTCGCGTCGCTGCAGGCGCAGACGCACGGCGCCTGGCGGGCGTGGGTCGTCGACGACGGCGACGGGTCCGGCGTCGCGGCGGTCCGGGAGCAGGGCGACCCCCGCCTCCACGCCGAACGCAACCCCGGGCGGGGGCAGGTCGACGCCCGCAACGCCGCGCTCGACGCGGCCCTCGCGCACGCCGACCGGGACCTCGACGTCGTGATGCTGCTGGACGACGACGACCGGTTGCGCGACGCGGAGCACCTGGCGGCGGTCGTCGCCCGCCTCGCGGACGGGCCCGCGCTGGTG
This region includes:
- a CDS encoding menaquinone biosynthesis protein, producing MNAFALTQAHDLPAARAAGEERLGVVAYTNVAPLHWGLAPWDEDGHRARFVSGVPTELNAALLRGDVDLTLMSSVAFLRHRHDLAALPDFSVASLGPVHSVTLFHHRPWADLDGARIAVTTASATSVALLEVLLRASGLRATLVPHEDRDLGAMLASFDGALLIGDAALREGVARREIGGVRPHLSDLGERWYDATRLPFTFAVWAYRRDRPPSARMVAKLRAARERGLGHLADVAAAAAPQAGVTPEAMLHYLANFRYHLGPPDRDGLLAFAARAVPDLDPADLRFAEPPADPAPGAPRAGR
- the lpdA gene encoding dihydrolipoyl dehydrogenase, encoding MAKPDPTPDAPRTHDLVVVGAGPGGYVAAIRGAQLGLDVAIVEKEPTLGGTCLRVGCIPSKALLESSEQYHHAGHGLAVHGVHVDPPTLDLDAMMARKDAVVQANTDGVAFLMKKNGVTRYAGTGRLTGPGEVVVDGEDGPTALAAEHVLLATGSRPAALPGVEVDGTVVVDSSGALAFDAVPKRLAVIGAGYIGLELGSVWSRLGSEVTVLEYADRILPGMDAGLAKQARTTFTKQGLHFRLGARVTGVTLKGRGRTRRAVVAVDGGDDVEAERVLLATGRIPNTEGLGLEAVGVATDDRGRIEVDGRFATNVPGVYAIGDVIAGPMLAHKAEEDGVAAVEGIVTGVGHVDYDLVPGVVYTDPEIATVGASEEALKAAGTPYVKGAFPYQANGRARALEATGGKVTILAHADTDRILGVHVIGAHAGDLIAEAVAAMTYGASAEDLARTVHAHPTLAETLKEAALAVHDRALHV
- the mqnE gene encoding aminofutalosine synthase MqnE, which codes for MTRSPTAASGPAVPPASAGAPAAGAPATVVPLPNGHAAPVHDPALARIADKVLSGGRVTFEEGMTLYDTPDLPGLAALADAVRAEKVGDKAYYVHSLRLSQTNVCYVGCTFCGFQRTMDQEGVWDMDLSDVWAFVEKHATPDLVEIHISSGHHPKRGWDYYLDLTRGLTDRGYQVKAWTAAEIHHFARIARPAGTTAPVPYREVLAQLQEAGLVALPGGGAEIFAERVRRRIARAKVDADGWLDVHRAAHELGIPTNATMLYGHVETLEERLDHMMRLRTLQDDAPGFMSFVPLAFQPDNNQLAREIGKTEFTTGLDDLRNLAVARVVLDNVPHVKGYWIMITPELVQVSLGAGVSDVDGTISDERIAHASGASTETGISEGDLIRLIQDAGRVPVKRDAIYTELEVHPARPLA
- a CDS encoding 2-oxoglutarate dehydrogenase E1 component → MPDSDASDPPLHGSSLAFAEEMYVTYLRDPDAVPEAWRRYFDDAGTPEGGLRGRPDLGPTFLPRSVFRGPPRAGGDGASDLQHRADKLTRNYRVLGHRVAHLDPLAEDAHAPDPARLPELDPAAYGFTDADMDAPVLASGVAGADTLGGLIDGLRETYTRAIGAQFMHIDDLAMRVFLRERMEATRNRLTLSRETQLRILTKLTDAEIFEHFIQKKYIGAKSFSLEGGETLIPLLDQAIEKAGRQGVREIVLGMAHRGRLNVLANVMGKSPRTIFREFDDVDPEMHRSSGDVKYHLGYSSDWTTQTGETVHLSLAFNPSHLEFVNPVVLGRVRAKQDRVGDTRRVRGMPILIHGDAAFIGEGIVQETLNLSDLESYRVGGALHVIVNNQLGFTTDVEQSRSTPYASDVAKMLQAPILHVNGEDPEAVAQVIELAMDFRERFQRDVVIDMYCYRRHGHNEGDEPGFTQPEMYDVIRRRSTVREAYLERLLALGEVTREEADAIAEARRAHLERELSVARSDDFQLSYSHGEGVWAPYVGGDDADVPDVDTGLDPATAAQLLHATATVPDGFTPHPKIARALQARRRMADGEAPLDWAAGEALAFASLAAEGVRVRLTGQDSERGTFSHRHAVLHDRSEDRTHVPLAHVAPDQGPVEIANSPLSEAGVLGFEYGYSLDMPDALVAWEAQFGDFVNAAQVVIDQFIASGEDKWNRLSGLVMLLPHGYEGQGPEHSSARLERFLQLAAEDNLQVAYPTTPAQIFHLLRRQVRRAWRKPLVVMTPKSLLRSPDATSPLHDVTQGRFQRVLDDPVFATKTAAKRVKRILACSGKVAYDLMHERDRRGRDDVAILRLEQLYPRPDAALAEVLGRYPKRAPLRWVQEEPANMGAWSFLRTAWGSEAFGRSFDGVLRPASASPATGSGTSHKLEQEELLHAAFEDDA
- the odhB gene encoding 2-oxoglutarate dehydrogenase complex dihydrolipoyllysine-residue succinyltransferase, which produces MTDVKVPSVGESITEVFLGAWLKQPGDAVAKDEPLVEVETDKATLEVPAPEAGVLSEILAEEGATAEVGQVIARVDETATGDAAPVQDAPAEDAPADAAPASAPTPEPPAPATGPAGAVMPAAQRLLDAHGLDAAQVPASGPGGRLLKEDVQRHLDAQGTTDAASTGAPATAPTTAAAVRGEEAVPMSPLRRTIARRLVEAQQTAALLTTFNEVDMSAVMALRSTYKDAFEKRYGVRLGFMSFFVKAAIDALKAIPQLNAEIRDDAILYKDYYDVAVAVSTKKGLVTPVVRDAESLSFAEIESTIADFGVRAQANQLTPDELTGGTFTISNGGVFGSLLSTPIVNPPQSGVLGMHSIQQRPVAVDGEVVIRPMMYLALTYDHRIVDGREAVTFLKRIKDAVETPARLLIEV
- the glgX gene encoding glycogen debranching protein GlgX, which translates into the protein MPPDAAPAHLRPHPGRPTPLGATWDGGGVNFALYAEHAHAVTLLLFDDADDDAPAAEVALRERTGPVWHGYLPHRRPGQLYGYRVEGPDDPAAGHRFDPTRVLLDPYAKALGRAPAPGPPDPATGAATVDPAPLGRVTEDAFAWGDDRRPDVPWPDTVLYETHVRGLTMRHPDVPERLRGTYLGAASEPVLAHLKALGVTTVSLLPVHAFMTEPALHARGLRNYWGYNSVSFFAPEPRYAAFGIEGAVREVKMMVRAFHEAGLEVLIDVVYNHTAEGDRRGPTVSWRGIDNAGYYKLDPDDPRRYVDYSGTGNTLDAGNPFVVQMITDSLRYWVETMRVDGFRFDLASVLARELYDVNMLAPFFTVIQQDPVLSRVKLIAEPWDVGPGGYQVGNFPWSWAEWNGRYRDTVRAWMAGHEGVLGDLATRVAGSSDLYDRGGRRPFASVNFVTAHDGFTLHDLVRYARRHNEANGEGNRDGHAHPISQNFGVEGPSDDADVEARRERAKRSFVATLVTSQGVPMLLGGDELSRTQGGNNNAYCQDDEVSWYDWRLGEPERAFLAFVRRAFAFRAKHRVLRRSTFLTGRVDASGCTDVVWWHPRGAAMRDEDWEAPDATAVGMLLCAAALRRAPHDPSEDLKDEASVLVLFGGRRPEPFVLPPEPDGGRWRVALSSGDAEEGTTASPGDRLDVGVDGVVALEAVPA
- a CDS encoding PfkB family carbohydrate kinase, which produces MTRVWTLGELLIDFVPDRTGVSVADAERFTKAAGGAPANVAVGLARLGVASGFVGKVGDDAFGRWLAGVLAGAGVDVTQLRFDAAARTALAFVSLDADGERDFLFYRHPSADQLHRPQDLDRDALARGDVLHHGSISAIQEPSRSATLAAIDAARTGGAWVSYDPNLRLALWPDADAAREGIRMLWPHAHVVKVSEDELAFLTGATDAAAARTLWHDDLALLVVTRGAAGVDWFTAHDAGHVPGVRVTPVDTTGAGDAFVAALLAAWTTTPGLADDRAALEGALARANAYAALATTRPGAIPALVDRGTWDAFVRERGLDAASEPADGDAAND